In a single window of the Paenibacillus sp. MMS20-IR301 genome:
- a CDS encoding STAS domain-containing protein, translating into MNTHKSEKFHAKTETEGNVCTVYLIGELDLSVAPDFRLVMEPLVGDTGLDLVINLKDLRYIDSTGIGILLSILKARHGMDVKFTVEEVPPQIQKLFDMTGISKFFAPQENSH; encoded by the coding sequence ATGAATACACATAAGAGCGAAAAATTTCATGCAAAAACCGAAACAGAAGGTAATGTATGTACGGTTTACCTGATTGGCGAGCTTGATTTGTCTGTGGCTCCTGATTTTCGTTTAGTGATGGAACCGCTGGTGGGAGATACGGGGCTTGACCTCGTAATCAATCTTAAGGATTTGAGATATATTGACAGCACCGGTATCGGAATTCTGCTGTCGATCCTCAAAGCAAGACACGGAATGGACGTTAAGTTCACTGTTGAGGAAGTTCCTCCTCAGATACAGAAGCTGTTTGACATGACCGGCATTTCCAAGTTTTTTGCCCCCCAAGAGAATTCCCACTAG
- the rsbW gene encoding anti-sigma B factor RsbW translates to MSDDVQRVVLQLPASAEYVDIVRLNLYGIASKMGFTYEDIEDMKVAVSEACNNSVLYAYGQEDGLVDVIFEVGASALSITVKDEGESFDGLDSSDERMTLHDKELNDVQVGGLGFYLMQALMDDVSVVSEAGKGTVVTLTKRLNFSEEKV, encoded by the coding sequence ATGAGTGATGACGTGCAAAGAGTAGTTCTTCAGTTACCCGCCAGCGCAGAGTATGTCGATATCGTCAGACTTAACTTGTATGGCATAGCCTCGAAGATGGGGTTCACTTATGAAGATATCGAGGATATGAAGGTAGCCGTTTCGGAAGCCTGTAATAACTCGGTGCTGTATGCTTATGGACAGGAAGACGGATTGGTTGATGTAATCTTTGAAGTTGGAGCAAGTGCCTTGTCCATTACTGTCAAAGATGAGGGGGAGAGCTTTGACGGTTTGGATTCGTCTGATGAACGTATGACGCTGCATGACAAGGAGCTGAATGATGTTCAGGTGGGCGGATTAGGTTTCTACCTGATGCAGGCGCTTATGGATGATGTCAGCGTCGTCAGTGAAGCAGGGAAAGGGACAGTCGTTACCCTGACGAAGCGGCTTAATTTCAGCGAGGAGAAAGTATGA
- a CDS encoding sigma-70 family RNA polymerase sigma factor, with the protein MNEKVTPPESMNEAVSLIWEYQQSKDNEIATVLIRKYEPMVKMAAGKIARNRPDLYEDLYQVGQMALIRLLQQYDISLGIPFEPYAMKSMIGHMKNFLRDKSWYIQVPRRIKEKGALVQQAIDELTIRLERSPAVEEIAHYLDLTVEETVEVLAGRECYHYVSLDSPLSQEETGATLGELISSDANDYETVEKRMDLQQALGQLKEQEQQVLLLAFQDGQSQRAIAQKLGVSQMSVSRIQKRATEKLKQIMANSSY; encoded by the coding sequence ATGAACGAAAAAGTGACTCCCCCAGAGTCCATGAATGAAGCGGTAAGCCTGATCTGGGAATACCAGCAGAGCAAGGATAATGAGATTGCCACGGTGCTGATCCGGAAGTATGAGCCCATGGTGAAGATGGCAGCCGGCAAAATCGCCCGCAACCGTCCCGATTTGTATGAGGATTTATATCAGGTCGGCCAAATGGCGCTGATCAGACTGCTGCAGCAATATGATATTTCACTGGGCATTCCATTTGAGCCGTATGCAATGAAAAGTATGATTGGACATATGAAGAATTTCCTGCGTGATAAATCCTGGTACATACAGGTTCCAAGACGGATCAAGGAGAAGGGTGCGCTGGTCCAGCAGGCTATTGATGAATTAACCATCAGACTGGAGCGTTCCCCGGCGGTAGAAGAAATCGCCCATTATCTGGATCTTACTGTGGAAGAGACTGTGGAGGTACTGGCCGGCAGGGAATGTTATCATTATGTTTCACTGGATTCCCCGCTCTCCCAGGAGGAGACGGGTGCAACGCTAGGGGAACTGATCAGCTCTGACGCGAACGACTATGAGACTGTGGAGAAGCGGATGGATCTCCAGCAGGCGCTGGGACAGCTGAAGGAGCAGGAGCAGCAGGTGCTGCTGCTGGCTTTCCAGGATGGACAATCCCAGCGGGCCATCGCCCAGAAGCTGGGTGTCTCGCAAATGAGTGTCTCGCGCATCCAGAAGCGTGCCACTGAGAAGCTGAAGCAGATTATGGCGAATTCATCGTATTGA